Proteins encoded by one window of Lycium barbarum isolate Lr01 chromosome 11, ASM1917538v2, whole genome shotgun sequence:
- the LOC132619490 gene encoding uncharacterized protein LOC132619490: protein MQGHKEQICRNKAREDRIKAQILEDKQRQKQETKINDDGFTTVTKKGKYNNQKKEEKAQNNTNSNKQEVSNNKTDRQKTKTKHDHGYKEQQQNMKDQTHREDSSNNKKIQGKEIQEKAPTQQQKQDITQGMKETNDNNKGRTQKQQIQEQQETVHLNTKAENTRKAKSKENTNNNAEVRRQHQDITNNTKNNIFQKEGHRVSSINNNTNNYQNEGDKRTQDSSRADKYRINHKELEEEKNNNNMSKRKIKRIEKQKRKNIRDVSEMKKSEEHSESESEGQIIKQHQDKYKREGNKNTEQGRNNITEEDMDDILSDEYEDDIGQGEEESYYNSATDSEEDEGQKDSDSDAVTDSLSEAFTDYHPTDEVDEAFGDITDRVNLSPRGETSTYRGRGGRSYKYAGISTRRVKAISDIK, encoded by the coding sequence ATGCAAGGGCATAAAGAACAAATCTGCAGAAACAAAGCAAGGGAGGACAGAATCAAAGCTCAAATTTTGGAAGACAAACAAAGGCAGAAACAAGAAACCAAAATCAATGATGATGGATTCACAACAGTTACCAAGAAAGGAAAATACAATAAtcaaaagaaagaggaaaaagcTCAAAACAACACTAACAGCAACAAACAAGAGGTTTCAAATAACAAGACTGATAGACAGAAAACCAAAACCAAGCATGATCATGGATACAAGGAGCAACAACAAAATATGAAGGACCAGACTCACAGGGAAGACAGTAGTAACAACAAGAAGATACAGGGCAAGGAGATCCAAGAAAAGGCCCCAACTCAACAACAAAAACAGGATATAACACAAGGAATGAAAGAAACCAACGACAATAACAAAGGGAGGACACAAAAACAGCAAATTCAAGAGCAGCAGGAAACAGTTCACCTTAATACAAAAGCTGAAAATACAAGGAAAGCAAAATCTaaagaaaataccaacaacaatgcggAGGTTAGGAGACAACATCAAGATATCACCAACAACACCAAGAACAATATATTTCAAAAGGAGGGGCACAGGGTCAGtagcatcaataacaataccaacaactatCAAAATGAGGGAGACAAAAGGACACAAGACAGTAGCAGAGCTGACAAATACAGAATTAATCACAAGGAATTGGAAGAggagaagaacaacaacaacatgagCAAGAGAAAGATCAAAAGAATAgaaaagcaaaaaagaaaaaacatcAGGGACGTTAGTGAGATGAAGAAAAGTGAAGAACACAGTGAATCAGAATCGGAGGGACAAATAATTAAACAACATCAGGACAAATACAAAAGGGAGGGGAACAAAAACACAGAACAAGGCAGAAATAACATCACAGAGGAAGACATGGATGACATTCTCAGTGATGAGTATGAGGATGACATAGGACAAGGAGAAGAGGAGTCATATTATAATTCAGCTACTGATTCAGAAGAGGATGAAGGCCAAAAAGACTCTGACAGTGATGCAGTTACAGATAGTCTATCGGAAGCTTTTACTGACTACCATCCAACAGATGAAGTTGATGAGGCTTTTGGAGATATAACTGATAGGGTCAACTTATCACCAAGAGGGGAAACATCAACAtatagaggcagagggggaagaAGTTACAAATATGCAGGAATCTCAACTAGGAGGGTTAAGGCTATCTCAGATATCAAATGA